The following coding sequences lie in one Calidithermus timidus DSM 17022 genomic window:
- a CDS encoding histidinol-phosphatase HisJ family protein: MYDSHMHTPLCRHAVGQPLEYVEAARRAGLKGVVFTDHSPMPAWFDAEVRMSLEQLPLYHATLERAREQAGDFYVGIGLEADYHPGTEGFVKKLLCGYAYDYVIGSVHYIGAWPFDNPAFAADFDERDLREVYREYFRLVIQAARSGLYHSIGHLDLPKKFGHIPAEGYLDLAEEALQVIAGEGLALDVNTAGWRKKIGELYPSPAILERARELGIPVVLGSDAHAPGEVAHRFAEALSALKHAGYTEATVFREGRAQPYGLG; this comes from the coding sequence ATGTACGACTCCCACATGCACACCCCGTTGTGCCGTCACGCGGTAGGGCAGCCCCTCGAGTACGTCGAGGCCGCGCGCAGGGCTGGTTTGAAGGGTGTGGTCTTCACCGATCACAGCCCCATGCCTGCTTGGTTCGACGCCGAGGTGCGCATGAGCCTCGAGCAGCTGCCCCTCTACCACGCTACGTTGGAGCGGGCCCGCGAGCAGGCCGGGGATTTTTACGTGGGGATCGGGCTCGAGGCCGACTATCATCCGGGTACCGAGGGCTTCGTGAAGAAGCTGCTTTGTGGCTACGCCTACGACTACGTCATCGGCTCGGTGCACTATATCGGAGCCTGGCCCTTCGACAACCCGGCCTTCGCTGCCGACTTCGACGAGCGCGACCTGCGCGAGGTCTACCGCGAGTACTTCAGGCTGGTCATTCAAGCGGCCCGTTCGGGGCTATACCACAGCATCGGGCACCTCGACTTGCCCAAGAAGTTCGGTCATATCCCTGCCGAGGGCTACCTCGATCTGGCCGAGGAGGCCTTGCAGGTGATCGCGGGCGAAGGGCTGGCGCTGGACGTGAACACGGCAGGTTGGCGCAAGAAGATCGGGGAGCTTTACCCCAGCCCGGCCATCCTCGAGCGGGCCCGTGAGCTGGGCATTCCCGTGGTGCTCGGCTCCGACGCCCACGCTCCTGGGGAGGTCGCTCACCGCTTTGCCGAGGCGCTGTCCGCGCTCAAACACGCCGGGTACACCGAAGCCACCGTCTTCCGTGAGGGCAGGGCGCAGCCGTACGGGCTGGGATAG
- a CDS encoding MFS transporter codes for MNRGSVEKSKRIFYGWIVVAVAVLATLVAAGIRSVPGALLVPLEQDLGWSKTTISVAASIGLVLFGLGGPFSGYLMDRYGPRRITLFGLLLMSLSMAGSALMTQVWQLNLIWGVVSGVGTGIVGSVLGATVANRWFLKQRGLVTGIFGGATSAGQLIFIPALVAWATGLGWREASWIMAGIALAVMLPIFLLMKDSPAEMGERPLGAAPGSAPARITADAGIMGQAVRSSTFWLLAGTFFICGATSNGLIGVHFIPYAVDCGISQGVASGMLALLGAMNFVGTIGSGWLTDRYDPCKLLCVYYAFRGLSLLLLPYAATPETMIPFAILFGLDYIATVPPTVALVADNFGRQNVGTVYGWVFAAHQLGAAFASWAGGSVRDALGEYNLAFFAAGVLAIMGGMLSLGIRRALRPVVA; via the coding sequence GTGAACAGGGGGTCTGTGGAGAAGTCCAAGCGCATTTTCTACGGCTGGATCGTGGTAGCGGTGGCGGTGCTGGCGACGCTGGTTGCCGCCGGGATTCGCTCGGTGCCAGGGGCCTTGCTGGTTCCGCTGGAGCAGGATTTGGGCTGGAGCAAGACCACCATCTCGGTGGCGGCGTCCATCGGCCTGGTGCTCTTCGGGCTGGGCGGCCCTTTCAGCGGCTACCTCATGGACCGCTACGGCCCGCGCCGCATCACCCTCTTTGGCCTGCTGCTGATGAGCCTGAGCATGGCGGGCAGCGCCCTCATGACGCAGGTCTGGCAGCTCAACCTGATCTGGGGTGTGGTGAGCGGGGTGGGTACGGGTATCGTGGGCAGCGTGCTGGGCGCGACGGTGGCCAACCGCTGGTTCCTCAAGCAGCGGGGGCTGGTCACGGGGATTTTCGGCGGGGCCACCTCGGCGGGGCAGCTCATCTTCATCCCGGCGCTGGTGGCCTGGGCTACGGGCCTGGGCTGGCGTGAGGCCAGCTGGATCATGGCGGGGATAGCCCTGGCGGTGATGCTGCCCATCTTCCTGTTGATGAAGGACAGTCCCGCCGAAATGGGGGAGCGACCCCTGGGGGCTGCGCCTGGCTCCGCGCCTGCTAGGATCACCGCCGACGCCGGAATCATGGGACAGGCGGTGCGCTCGAGCACCTTCTGGCTGCTGGCGGGCACCTTCTTCATCTGCGGCGCGACCTCCAATGGCCTCATCGGGGTTCACTTCATCCCCTACGCCGTAGACTGCGGGATCTCGCAGGGGGTGGCCTCGGGGATGCTGGCCCTGCTGGGTGCGATGAACTTCGTGGGCACCATCGGCTCGGGCTGGCTCACCGACCGCTACGACCCGTGCAAGCTGCTGTGCGTGTACTACGCGTTTCGCGGCCTCTCGCTGCTGCTGTTGCCCTACGCGGCGACCCCCGAGACCATGATCCCCTTCGCCATCCTCTTCGGTCTCGACTACATCGCCACCGTGCCCCCCACCGTGGCCCTGGTGGCCGACAACTTTGGGCGGCAAAACGTGGGCACAGTCTACGGCTGGGTCTTCGCAGCCCACCAACTCGGGGCGGCCTTCGCCTCCTGGGCCGGGGGCAGCGTGCGCGACGCGCTGGGCGAGTACAACCTGGCCTTCTTTGCGGCAGGTGTCCTGGCGATCATGGGGGGGATGCTGTCGCTAGGGATCCGGCGGGCGTTGCGGCCGGTGGTGGCTTGA
- the yedA gene encoding drug/metabolite exporter YedA, producing the protein MHKALPRIAGDGWAIPAALLALYLIWGSTYLAIVYMVETMPALLATGIRFLVAGGGMFLVLRLRGTPAPNRREWWGAAWVGTLLMGGGMGMVALGESLGVASGLAATIIATMPLWLALFGRLWGQRTRRLEWLGMVLGFAGVALLMLEGNLRSNPLGTLLIFLAPLCWAFGSAWSRHMTLPQGMMGSAAEMLVGGGVLMVMGTLLGERFTQLPSLESLAAWAYLVVFGSLVGYSAYMFLLSRVRPALAGSYAYVNPVVAVLLGVALAAEPITLATLVALPVILLGVGLVALARR; encoded by the coding sequence ATGCATAAAGCATTACCCCGTATTGCTGGCGATGGCTGGGCGATCCCCGCAGCCCTGCTGGCGCTTTACCTGATCTGGGGCTCGACCTATTTGGCCATCGTGTACATGGTCGAGACCATGCCTGCGCTGTTGGCGACCGGAATCCGCTTCCTGGTGGCCGGCGGGGGGATGTTCCTCGTGCTGCGGTTGCGCGGTACTCCGGCCCCAAACCGCCGGGAGTGGTGGGGTGCGGCCTGGGTGGGCACGCTGTTGATGGGTGGAGGTATGGGAATGGTCGCCCTGGGCGAGTCGCTGGGGGTGGCCTCGGGGTTGGCGGCCACCATCATCGCTACCATGCCTTTGTGGCTGGCCCTGTTTGGCCGCTTGTGGGGGCAGAGGACCCGCCGCCTCGAGTGGCTGGGCATGGTACTGGGCTTTGCGGGGGTGGCGTTGCTGATGCTCGAGGGCAACCTGCGCTCTAACCCCCTTGGCACCCTCCTGATCTTCCTGGCCCCGCTCTGCTGGGCCTTCGGCTCGGCCTGGAGCCGCCACATGACGCTGCCCCAGGGCATGATGGGCAGCGCGGCTGAGATGCTGGTGGGGGGTGGGGTGCTGATGGTCATGGGCACGCTCCTGGGCGAGCGCTTCACCCAGCTTCCCAGTCTCGAGTCCCTCGCCGCTTGGGCCTACCTGGTGGTCTTCGGCTCGCTGGTGGGCTACAGCGCCTACATGTTCTTGCTCTCAAGGGTGCGCCCGGCGCTGGCAGGAAGCTATGCCTACGTCAACCCGGTGGTGGCGGTGCTGCTGGGGGTAGCCCTGGCAGCAGAGCCCATCACCTTGGCCACCCTGGTGGCCCTGCCAGTGATCCTGCTGGGCGTGGGTTTGGTTGCCTTGGCCCGGCGCTAG
- a CDS encoding Lrp/AsnC family transcriptional regulator has protein sequence MVQLDAIDRAILLELQKESRLSYAEIGARVGLSAAAVHDRVKKLERKGVIEAYRIQVNPKAIGLQVTAFIAVRLQNDATCADVAPTFADFPEVEECHSAAGDVDVLLKARTATPEDLEKLLYRIKRVPGVSRTTSTVVLSTQFEARPLIPIEVE, from the coding sequence ATGGTTCAGTTAGATGCCATCGACCGAGCGATTTTGCTCGAGTTGCAGAAGGAGAGTCGCCTTTCTTATGCGGAGATTGGGGCTCGAGTGGGGCTTTCGGCGGCCGCAGTACACGACCGGGTGAAGAAGCTCGAGCGCAAAGGGGTCATCGAGGCGTACAGAATTCAGGTCAACCCCAAAGCCATCGGGCTGCAGGTGACGGCCTTCATCGCGGTACGGCTGCAAAACGACGCCACCTGCGCCGACGTGGCCCCCACCTTCGCCGACTTTCCCGAAGTCGAGGAGTGCCACAGCGCAGCAGGCGATGTGGACGTGCTGCTCAAGGCCCGCACCGCCACCCCCGAGGACCTGGAAAAGCTGCTCTACCGCATCAAGCGGGTGCCCGGTGTCTCGCGCACCACCTCGACCGTGGTGCTCTCGACCCAGTTTGAGGCTCGACCCCTTATTCCGATTGAGGTGGAGTGA
- a CDS encoding PQQ-dependent sugar dehydrogenase encodes MRLPVLLLSLILGSSLAQSQNCLGFPRLKVTTPAGFCAGVVWDGLVYPRGVLPLENGSLLVTEMGGWEENRGSLVLLSKAREYRPQALFTRLDRPNGLILGPDGKVYVGEAGKIFRFNPGNLSKPVKEYVISDLPTEGRHPLVQMVFDRSRRLLVNVGSASDNCQDAQGEATCPEAQTRGLIRRYTFDWNSGKVTGWEVFARGLRNSMALAVHSSGTLLQAENSRDAINAADPKLDDEEHPKDEINVLEAGANYGWPYCYENARNAPEFPDYPCANTRKPAVLLPAHAAPLGMTYWTGGPQAYRGWLVVGYHGYRKYGHRLVAFPVDAKGVPSGRPVELIKDWVLPNGELGAPVDVKPGPDGRLYIADDRNSMVIVFGKQ; translated from the coding sequence ATGAGGTTGCCGGTATTGCTCCTCAGCCTGATCCTCGGCTCGAGCCTCGCTCAGTCCCAGAACTGCCTGGGCTTCCCCCGGCTCAAGGTCACCACCCCTGCCGGATTCTGTGCCGGCGTGGTCTGGGATGGGCTGGTCTATCCCAGGGGAGTCCTGCCGCTTGAGAACGGCAGCCTGCTGGTGACGGAAATGGGCGGCTGGGAGGAGAATCGGGGCAGCTTGGTGCTGCTCTCCAAGGCCAGGGAATACCGGCCCCAGGCCCTCTTCACCCGGCTGGACCGCCCCAACGGCCTCATCCTGGGACCCGATGGCAAGGTCTATGTGGGCGAGGCGGGGAAGATCTTCCGCTTCAACCCAGGCAACCTGAGCAAGCCCGTCAAGGAGTACGTGATCAGCGATTTGCCCACCGAAGGCCGCCACCCCCTGGTCCAGATGGTCTTTGATCGCTCGAGGCGGCTGCTGGTCAACGTAGGCAGCGCCAGCGACAACTGCCAGGATGCCCAGGGCGAGGCCACCTGCCCCGAAGCCCAGACCCGAGGCCTGATACGGCGCTACACCTTCGACTGGAACAGCGGCAAAGTCACGGGCTGGGAAGTTTTTGCCCGTGGGTTGCGCAACTCCATGGCCCTGGCGGTGCATTCCTCAGGCACGCTGCTCCAGGCGGAGAACTCCCGCGACGCGATCAACGCCGCCGACCCCAAGCTCGACGACGAGGAACACCCCAAGGACGAGATCAACGTGCTCGAGGCCGGCGCCAACTACGGCTGGCCCTACTGCTACGAGAACGCCCGCAACGCCCCCGAGTTCCCCGACTACCCCTGCGCCAACACCCGCAAGCCCGCCGTGCTGCTACCCGCCCACGCCGCCCCGCTGGGCATGACCTACTGGACCGGCGGCCCCCAGGCTTACCGGGGCTGGCTGGTGGTGGGCTACCACGGCTACCGCAAGTACGGCCACCGCCTGGTGGCCTTCCCTGTGGACGCCAAGGGAGTACCCAGCGGCAGGCCGGTTGAACTCATCAAGGATTGGGTCTTACCCAACGGTGAGCTGGGGGCTCCAGTAGACGTAAAGCCCGGTCCCGACGGCAGGCTTTATATCGCAGATGACCGCAACAGCATGGTAATCGTGTTTGGCAAGCAATAA
- a CDS encoding DNA-3-methyladenine glycosylase family protein — MAVTNGTVEFGDPLMAELQRRFGPAPFQPHAAEVRPAYSTLVSSIVGQQLSGKAAQTIWKRLEQRFPIEPAALAAAHPDDLRALGLSRAKASFVHDLSRFALGGGLEGLEHRSDQAIIAHLTQVKGIGVWTVQMFLMFGLRRPDVWPILDLGVRRGLERVYGVSTKAELEALGERFRPFRSHAAWYMWRVVEGSGV; from the coding sequence ATGGCGGTCACGAACGGCACGGTCGAGTTCGGCGACCCGCTGATGGCCGAGCTCCAGCGGCGCTTCGGCCCGGCCCCTTTCCAGCCCCACGCCGCCGAGGTACGGCCTGCCTACTCCACCCTGGTCAGCTCCATCGTGGGGCAGCAGCTCTCCGGCAAGGCCGCCCAGACCATCTGGAAGCGGCTCGAGCAGCGCTTTCCCATCGAACCCGCAGCGCTGGCCGCCGCCCACCCCGACGACCTGCGAGCCCTGGGCCTCTCGCGGGCCAAGGCCAGCTTCGTCCACGACCTCTCGCGCTTCGCCCTTGGGGGCGGCCTCGAGGGCCTCGAGCACCGGTCCGACCAAGCGATCATCGCCCACCTCACCCAGGTCAAGGGCATCGGGGTCTGGACGGTGCAGATGTTCTTGATGTTCGGCCTGCGTCGCCCCGACGTGTGGCCTATCCTCGACCTCGGGGTGCGCAGGGGCCTCGAGCGGGTATACGGGGTGAGCACCAAGGCCGAGCTCGAGGCCCTCGGCGAGCGTTTCCGCCCCTTCCGTTCCCACGCTGCTTGGTACATGTGGCGGGTGGTTGAGGGCTCAGGTGTGTGA
- a CDS encoding cysteine hydrolase family protein, with amino-acid sequence MVEVPEIPRHPQVVLPARESALIIVDMQNDFVEPEGALFVPDAPKTIPPIAELLERARAAGVRVVYTQDWHPEDDPEFNIWPRHVVQNTWGAEIVEALKPRPEETVIRKARYDGFYGTQLEHLLHLWGIKNVVVVGTVANICVLHTAGSAALRWYNVVLPEDGTSALTPFDLEAALRQVTFLYQGKVTTCAGVQFA; translated from the coding sequence ATGGTTGAAGTCCCAGAAATTCCCAGGCATCCCCAGGTTGTCCTGCCTGCCCGCGAGAGTGCGCTGATCATCGTAGACATGCAGAACGACTTCGTAGAGCCCGAGGGGGCCCTCTTCGTCCCCGACGCGCCCAAGACCATACCGCCTATCGCCGAGCTGCTCGAGCGGGCCAGGGCCGCTGGGGTCAGGGTGGTCTACACCCAGGACTGGCACCCCGAGGACGACCCCGAGTTCAACATCTGGCCGCGCCACGTGGTGCAGAACACCTGGGGGGCCGAGATCGTGGAGGCACTCAAGCCCCGCCCTGAGGAGACCGTCATCCGCAAGGCCCGCTACGACGGCTTCTACGGTACCCAGCTCGAGCACCTGCTGCACCTGTGGGGCATCAAGAACGTAGTGGTGGTGGGTACGGTGGCCAACATCTGCGTGCTGCACACGGCGGGCAGCGCGGCGCTGCGCTGGTACAACGTGGTGCTGCCCGAGGACGGCACCAGCGCCCTCACCCCCTTCGACCTCGAGGCCGCTTTGCGCCAGGTCACCTTCTTGTACCAGGGCAAGGTCACCACCTGCGCCGGGGTGCAGTTTGCCTAG
- a CDS encoding biotin transporter BioY, giving the protein MNLTNPTQSLPYTPLLKTLLPTRSALRDLLLVLGGSLFVALCAQASIPTQPVPITLQTLGVLLVGAALGSRLGFLALVAYLLEGLVLPVFAGGKTWAAVTFTAGYLVAFPLAAFLAGFLVERFGTDRSPWKTLAAMLLANLLIYVLGLPWLGYMLAQIGKYTGLQGLLQAGMTPFLIGDLVKAIIAAALLPATWRFIGRR; this is encoded by the coding sequence ATGAACCTGACCAATCCTACGCAAAGCCTGCCCTACACCCCGCTGCTCAAGACCCTCCTCCCCACCCGCAGCGCGCTGCGCGACCTGCTGCTGGTGCTGGGCGGCAGCCTGTTCGTGGCGCTGTGCGCCCAGGCCTCCATCCCCACCCAGCCTGTGCCCATCACCCTGCAAACCCTGGGCGTGCTGCTGGTGGGTGCGGCTTTGGGCAGCCGCCTGGGCTTTTTGGCCCTGGTAGCGTACTTGCTCGAGGGGCTGGTGCTCCCGGTCTTCGCCGGGGGTAAAACCTGGGCCGCGGTTACCTTTACCGCCGGTTACCTGGTCGCCTTCCCCCTGGCCGCCTTCCTGGCGGGCTTCTTGGTCGAGCGCTTCGGTACCGACCGCAGCCCCTGGAAAACCCTGGCGGCCATGCTGCTGGCCAACCTCCTGATCTACGTGCTGGGTCTGCCCTGGCTGGGCTACATGCTGGCGCAGATCGGTAAGTACACCGGGCTCCAGGGCCTGCTGCAAGCTGGGATGACCCCTTTCCTCATCGGCGACCTGGTCAAGGCCATCATCGCTGCCGCCCTGTTGCCTGCGACCTGGAGGTTCATAGGGCGCAGGTAA
- a CDS encoding biotin--[acetyl-CoA-carboxylase] ligase, translated as MQQRLLTLLSEQFQPSRRLGEQLGIERDRARYLVQRLIHEGYPIEISKALGVRVEPGTPLPQVLEPLLRGSFGRPYRYLGHTTSTQDVLRQWAEEGAPEGAVVLAERQSAGRGRMGRPWISAPGSSLTFSLLLRPRSSIALLPLAVGVALREAVGLGGLKWPNDLLAPDGRKLAGILVEARMGTPSPGLVILGIGLNVRPPVPPGAAALSEFGPVSRAELLARILEELENQYENLSKPECILEDWKKYSVTLGQEVTVRTPRGEVRGRALDLAEDGALVVESQGATERIAAGDVSLIGRLGG; from the coding sequence GTGCAACAAAGGTTGCTGACCCTGCTCAGCGAACAGTTCCAGCCCAGCCGGCGCCTGGGAGAGCAGCTGGGTATCGAGCGCGACCGGGCCCGCTACCTGGTGCAGCGGCTGATCCACGAGGGTTATCCCATCGAAATCTCCAAGGCCCTGGGGGTACGGGTAGAGCCAGGAACCCCCCTGCCGCAGGTGCTCGAGCCCCTGCTGCGGGGAAGCTTCGGCAGGCCTTACCGCTACTTAGGCCACACCACCAGCACCCAGGACGTGCTGCGCCAGTGGGCCGAGGAGGGAGCCCCCGAGGGAGCGGTGGTGCTGGCCGAGCGCCAGAGCGCGGGCCGCGGACGAATGGGTCGTCCCTGGATCAGCGCGCCGGGCTCCTCCCTCACCTTCTCCTTGCTGCTGCGCCCGCGAAGCTCCATCGCCCTGCTGCCGCTGGCGGTGGGGGTAGCCCTGCGTGAGGCGGTGGGCCTGGGCGGGCTCAAGTGGCCCAACGACCTGCTGGCCCCTGACGGGCGCAAGCTGGCCGGGATTCTGGTCGAGGCCAGGATGGGAACCCCCTCACCCGGCCTGGTGATCCTGGGGATAGGGCTCAACGTTCGGCCCCCGGTGCCTCCAGGGGCGGCGGCGCTGAGCGAGTTTGGCCCGGTGAGCCGTGCCGAGCTGCTTGCGCGGATCCTCGAGGAGCTGGAAAACCAGTATGAGAACCTCTCCAAGCCCGAGTGCATCCTGGAGGACTGGAAGAAGTACAGCGTTACCCTGGGGCAAGAAGTGACGGTCCGGACGCCCAGAGGCGAAGTGCGAGGCAGAGCCTTAGACCTAGCCGAGGACGGAGCTTTAGTGGTAGAGTCTCAGGGCGCAACCGAGCGAATCGCCGCTGGCGATGTGTCCCTCATCGGCAGACTAGGAGGCTAA
- a CDS encoding WD40 repeat domain-containing protein gives MRQIFWLHLLGLAWAASLSPAGTLQGHHGPVAALALSPDGRSLALAADAYIQLFGVDGRPRGLLSGHQDTVRSLSYHPQGTLLASGAADNAVRLWHPESRLALRTYQAHSGEVWGVRFSPDGRSVLSGSADGEVRLWDLGGRTLRTYTAGGWIYGLAFAPDGKRFASGGLEGVELWHTQSARPLPLLGPQGVHSLDWSREGLLATGDREGVIRLWNLEGQPLRQVPAHGQVVSALAWSPEGRRLLSGSQDGRIAVWDEEGRPVRSWQSSSVLCVTWSPEGGVISGHDDGRARLWSAEGRLMRTLEPIAASVSALAHSPDGRYLASGGWDKEVWLWDGQGRVLHRLRGHELEVSALVFSPDNRYLASGSADGTIRIWEVASGRPLQTLSRHDGGVSTLAWHPAGRGLVSGGRDELIKLWEWRSGKLLLDWRAHEYDVTGLAWVGESLVSASADQSIAWWNIRGQELRRVFTGQGPLYALALDPKSAVLATGGLKGSIRLWEAHSGRALRTLEGHTSAVQALAWSPGGQLASSGWDKTVRVWKAASGALEQTLGGFVRPVYGLAWPQSGLVVGSGTLERGGTMSVFRAR, from the coding sequence ATGCGACAAATCTTCTGGCTTCACCTGCTTGGGCTGGCCTGGGCCGCCTCGCTCTCCCCGGCGGGTACGCTCCAGGGTCACCATGGCCCGGTTGCGGCCCTGGCGCTGAGCCCGGATGGGCGAAGCTTGGCCCTGGCCGCCGATGCCTACATCCAGCTCTTCGGCGTGGATGGGCGGCCACGCGGCCTGCTGAGCGGCCATCAGGACACGGTACGCTCGCTGAGCTACCACCCCCAGGGCACCCTGCTGGCAAGCGGGGCTGCCGATAATGCCGTGCGGCTATGGCACCCCGAGTCGCGCCTGGCCCTCCGCACCTATCAGGCCCATTCGGGCGAGGTCTGGGGAGTGCGCTTCAGCCCCGACGGGCGCAGCGTGCTCAGCGGCAGCGCCGATGGGGAGGTACGGCTGTGGGACCTGGGGGGCCGAACCCTGCGCACTTACACCGCAGGAGGCTGGATCTACGGTCTGGCTTTCGCCCCGGACGGAAAGCGCTTTGCCAGCGGGGGTCTCGAGGGGGTCGAGCTGTGGCACACCCAGTCAGCCCGTCCCCTGCCCCTGCTGGGGCCGCAGGGGGTCCATTCGCTCGACTGGAGCCGCGAAGGACTGCTGGCGACGGGGGACCGCGAGGGGGTGATCCGGCTGTGGAACCTCGAGGGGCAGCCCCTGCGCCAGGTCCCGGCCCACGGCCAAGTGGTCAGCGCGCTGGCCTGGAGCCCGGAGGGCCGGCGACTCCTCAGCGGCAGCCAGGACGGCAGGATCGCAGTATGGGACGAGGAGGGCCGGCCCGTGCGAAGCTGGCAGAGCAGCTCGGTGCTGTGCGTGACCTGGAGTCCAGAGGGTGGGGTGATCAGCGGCCACGACGACGGACGGGCCCGACTGTGGAGTGCCGAGGGAAGGCTAATGCGGACCCTCGAGCCCATCGCCGCCTCGGTCAGCGCCCTGGCGCACAGCCCCGACGGGCGTTATCTGGCCAGTGGCGGGTGGGATAAGGAAGTCTGGCTGTGGGATGGCCAGGGGCGGGTGTTACACAGGCTGCGGGGGCACGAACTCGAGGTCAGCGCGCTGGTCTTCTCCCCCGACAACCGCTACCTCGCCAGCGGCAGCGCCGATGGCACCATCCGCATTTGGGAGGTCGCCAGCGGGAGGCCACTCCAGACCCTCTCCCGCCACGACGGTGGGGTTTCGACCCTGGCCTGGCACCCGGCGGGCAGAGGTTTGGTGAGCGGCGGGCGCGACGAGCTGATCAAGCTGTGGGAGTGGCGCAGCGGCAAGCTGCTGCTGGACTGGCGCGCCCACGAGTACGACGTGACAGGCCTCGCCTGGGTGGGCGAGAGCCTCGTTAGCGCCAGCGCCGACCAGAGCATCGCCTGGTGGAACATACGGGGGCAGGAGTTACGGCGGGTGTTCACCGGGCAGGGGCCACTTTACGCCCTCGCCCTCGATCCCAAAAGCGCGGTCCTGGCCACCGGCGGCCTCAAAGGAAGCATTAGGCTGTGGGAGGCGCACAGCGGGAGAGCTCTGCGCACCCTCGAGGGCCACACCAGCGCCGTGCAGGCCCTGGCCTGGAGCCCCGGCGGCCAGCTCGCCAGCAGCGGCTGGGACAAAACCGTGAGGGTCTGGAAGGCCGCGAGCGGCGCCCTCGAGCAGACCCTCGGCGGCTTCGTGCGCCCGGTCTACGGCCTGGCCTGGCCTCAATCGGGGCTGGTGGTGGGCAGTGGGACGCTGGAGCGCGGGGGGACGATGAGCGTGTTCAGGGCGCGCTAA
- a CDS encoding cobalamin-binding protein: protein MVDGWVVTLTPYAKAFERHMQTMRIVSLTGSNTEIVWALGCLDRLVGVDDHSDFPPEVRQLPRVGPDLQIDLDKVERLEPDLVLASLSVPGMERVVQGLAERGIPYEVLDPESLQDVYSDIRRVAGWLEVPRQGERVVQAMRWMIAQARGSLPRWVRPPRVMVEWWPRPMIAAGRRSWVTGLLEALGAENAFAHLDVRSKPLTPQEVEAAAPDLITVSWCGVRKLRPEVALKRQLDIPALRYRQVFPLEEAYLGRPGPRLAEGAKRLAELLARSPYAWGVSR from the coding sequence ATGGTCGATGGCTGGGTGGTCACACTTACGCCCTACGCAAAAGCCTTCGAACGCCATATGCAGACCATGCGCATCGTCAGCCTGACCGGCTCCAACACCGAGATCGTCTGGGCGCTGGGCTGCCTGGACCGGTTGGTGGGGGTGGATGACCACTCGGATTTTCCCCCCGAAGTCAGGCAGCTGCCTCGTGTTGGCCCCGATCTTCAGATCGACCTGGACAAGGTGGAGCGCTTGGAGCCCGACCTGGTGCTCGCCAGCCTGAGCGTACCGGGCATGGAGCGCGTGGTGCAGGGTCTGGCCGAGCGGGGGATCCCCTACGAAGTGCTCGACCCCGAGAGCTTACAGGACGTGTATTCCGACATCCGGCGGGTGGCGGGGTGGCTCGAGGTGCCCCGCCAGGGGGAGCGCGTGGTGCAGGCCATGCGCTGGATGATCGCCCAGGCGCGGGGGAGCCTGCCGCGCTGGGTGCGGCCTCCGAGGGTGATGGTGGAGTGGTGGCCGCGCCCGATGATCGCCGCGGGGCGGCGTAGCTGGGTGACGGGGCTGCTCGAGGCGCTGGGGGCCGAGAACGCCTTCGCCCACCTGGACGTGCGCTCCAAGCCCCTGACCCCCCAGGAGGTGGAGGCTGCCGCGCCCGACCTGATCACCGTCTCCTGGTGCGGCGTGCGCAAGCTGCGCCCGGAGGTGGCGCTCAAGCGACAACTCGACATCCCCGCCCTCCGCTACCGACAGGTGTTCCCCCTCGAGGAAGCCTACCTGGGCCGCCCCGGCCCCCGACTGGCCGAGGGGGCCAAGCGCTTGGCCGAACTGCTGGCCCGCTCTCCCTACGCCTGGGGGGTGAGCCGGTGA
- a CDS encoding cob(I)yrinic acid a,c-diamide adenosyltransferase — MKIYTKTGDRGETGLYGAERVSKDHPRVEAYGTVDEANSAIGMARVALGEAHPDIQADLEYLQNALFDLGADLATRFGGPYEKNLARIDAEDVARLEALIDRYQEEAPRFTGFIHPGGHAAAAALHLARTIVRRAERRVVELMRAEEVNAEAMRYLNRLSDLLFTLARVVNRREGFAEEKWLVKKRR, encoded by the coding sequence ATGAAGATCTACACCAAGACCGGCGACCGGGGCGAGACCGGGCTCTACGGAGCCGAGAGGGTGTCCAAGGACCACCCCAGGGTCGAGGCCTACGGCACGGTGGACGAGGCCAACAGCGCCATCGGGATGGCCAGGGTGGCCCTGGGCGAGGCCCACCCCGACATCCAGGCCGACCTCGAGTACCTCCAGAATGCCCTCTTCGACCTCGGCGCCGACCTCGCCACCCGCTTCGGCGGCCCCTACGAGAAGAACCTCGCCCGCATCGACGCCGAGGACGTGGCGAGGCTCGAGGCCCTCATCGACCGCTACCAGGAGGAGGCTCCCAGGTTCACCGGCTTCATCCACCCCGGCGGTCACGCGGCGGCGGCAGCCCTGCATTTAGCCCGCACCATCGTGCGCCGAGCCGAGCGAAGGGTGGTCGAGCTGATGCGCGCCGAGGAGGTCAACGCCGAGGCCATGCGTTACCTCAACCGGCTCTCCGACTTGCTGTTCACCCTAGCCCGCGTAGTCAACAGGCGTGAGGGATTTGCCGAGGAGAAGTGGCTGGTCAAGAAGCGCCGATAG